TTGCTGCCCGGCATGCTCGAGATTCCCACCCTGCATACCGCGCGACTGCGGCTGCGTCCGCAGCAGCTGGACGACTTCAACGTCTATGCCGCGTTCCTGGCGTCGCCGCGCGCGCGTGGCATGGGGGGGCCGTTCGGTGAGGTGGCGGCGTGGGGCCAGTTCTGCCACGACCTGGCCAGCTGGCATCTGTTCGGTCATGGTGCATTGATGATCGAGCGTGCCGATACCGGTGCCTGCATCGGCCAGGTCGGGATCAACCACGGCCCGCTGTTCCCGGAAAAGGAACTGGGCTGGCTGCTGTATGACGGCCATGAAGGGAAGGGCTTCGCTACCGAAGCTGCCGGCGCGCTGCGCGACTGGGCCTTCGTGGTGGCGCAGCTGCCGACCCTGGTCAGCTACATGGCACCGGACAACCTGGCGTCGCAGGCCGTTGCACAGCGGCTGGGCGGCGTGCTGGACGATCACGCCGTGCGCAGTGATGCCGATGATCTGGTGTATCGCTACCCGCGCTGACGCCTAGCTGCCCGTGGCCGGGGCCTGTACCGTGCGGCCGAGCGCCTTGGCGACGCCTTCGCGCTTCTCGATCAGGAACTCCATCAGGGCGCGCACGCGCGGTGGCATCTGCTCGCGCGAAGGCACGTACAGGTAGAAGCCGGGGAACGGTGCCGACCACGCCGGCATCAGGCGGACCAGGCGCCCATCGGCCAGCATCGGCTGCAGTGACAGATCGATATGCTGCATCACGCCCAATCCCTGCAGCGCGGCGCGGATCATGCCCTCATCGTCGTTGGTGACATAGCGTCCGCGCGGTTCCACTTCAAAGTCATGACCGGGCTGGCCCGGCGTGCTGAATTCCCAGGCATAGACCCCGCCGCTGCCGGTCTGCCGGTAGCCCAGGCACTCGTGGGCGGCCAGTTCGGCGGGCGTGGTGGGCGTGCCATGGCGGGCCAGGTAGGCCGGCGAGGCGACCACCACCATTTCCAGCATCGGCGTGACCGGCACGGCGATCATGCCTTCGGCCAACCGCTCGCCAAGGCGGATGCCGGCGTCACAGCCGTCGGCAACGATGCTGGACAGGCCGTCGTCCATCACCAGCTCGATGCGCAGCTCGGGGTAGCGCGCGAAGAACTCCGGTAGATGCGGTTCGATCAGCGTCTTGGCAGTCAGGCGCGCGGTGTTGATGCGCAGCAGGCCGGACGGAGCGTCATGGCTGGCGCGCAGGTCGCGTACTGCGGTTTCGATGGTGCTCAGCGATGGCCGCAGTGCGTCGAACAGGCGCTGGCCTTCCTCGGTGAGCGACATGTCACGGGTGGTCCGGTGCAGCAGGCGTACCCCCAGCTGTTTCTCCAGGGTCTTCAGGCTCTGCGACAACGCCGGGCGCGAGA
The sequence above is a segment of the Stenotrophomonas maltophilia genome. Coding sequences within it:
- a CDS encoding GNAT family N-acetyltransferase, producing the protein MLEIPTLHTARLRLRPQQLDDFNVYAAFLASPRARGMGGPFGEVAAWGQFCHDLASWHLFGHGALMIERADTGACIGQVGINHGPLFPEKELGWLLYDGHEGKGFATEAAGALRDWAFVVAQLPTLVSYMAPDNLASQAVAQRLGGVLDDHAVRSDADDLVYRYPR
- a CDS encoding LysR family transcriptional regulator, which gives rise to MSAPSPINPALLPQLAWFAHIAHHRSFTKAAVEMGVSRPALSQSLKTLEKQLGVRLLHRTTRDMSLTEEGQRLFDALRPSLSTIETAVRDLRASHDAPSGLLRINTARLTAKTLIEPHLPEFFARYPELRIELVMDDGLSSIVADGCDAGIRLGERLAEGMIAVPVTPMLEMVVVASPAYLARHGTPTTPAELAAHECLGYRQTGSGGVYAWEFSTPGQPGHDFEVEPRGRYVTNDDEGMIRAALQGLGVMQHIDLSLQPMLADGRLVRLMPAWSAPFPGFYLYVPSREQMPPRVRALMEFLIEKREGVAKALGRTVQAPATGS